The following are encoded together in the Bacillota bacterium genome:
- a CDS encoding alpha-ketoacid dehydrogenase subunit beta — protein MTGSKVKRITYCDAIREALREEMKRDEAVYLIGEDIGRWGNLFGATKGLLQEFGPERVKDAPISEAAIAGCAVGSAVMGMRPVVEIMYIDFITIAMDQIINHACKYHQLSCGTVNVPVVFRTQGGVGMRNSSQHSQSLENWFVNVPGLIVVMPSTPYDMKGLLKSSIRNNNPVIIIEHKSLYFTKGDVPEDEYVVPIGVADIKREGTDVTIIATSWMVLHALEAAEKLAKEGISCEIVDPRTLWPLDKETLVNSVSKTRHCVVVTEAPAEGGWSSEAATVVTEKCSGDLKKPVKRICGMRTGIPYGKIEKSVVPNDEWIIAGVREVLE, from the coding sequence ATGACAGGGAGTAAAGTTAAAAGAATAACATACTGTGATGCGATACGTGAGGCCTTGCGTGAAGAAATGAAACGTGACGAGGCCGTTTATTTAATCGGCGAAGATATAGGTCGGTGGGGAAATCTGTTCGGGGCAACGAAAGGGTTGTTGCAAGAATTCGGCCCCGAACGCGTTAAGGATGCGCCAATCTCTGAAGCGGCTATAGCAGGATGTGCTGTCGGAAGTGCTGTAATGGGGATGCGTCCGGTTGTTGAGATAATGTATATAGATTTCATTACCATTGCAATGGATCAGATTATAAACCATGCTTGTAAGTATCACCAACTCTCCTGCGGGACGGTTAATGTTCCGGTGGTTTTTCGGACCCAAGGCGGGGTAGGGATGCGCAATTCATCCCAACATTCGCAGAGTCTGGAGAACTGGTTTGTTAACGTCCCAGGATTAATTGTGGTTATGCCATCGACTCCCTATGATATGAAGGGGCTGCTGAAATCATCTATTAGAAATAATAACCCTGTTATAATTATCGAGCATAAATCCCTCTATTTTACTAAAGGTGATGTGCCGGAAGATGAATATGTGGTACCCATTGGAGTAGCAGATATTAAGCGTGAAGGGACTGATGTTACAATTATTGCTACGTCCTGGATGGTTTTGCATGCCCTTGAAGCAGCAGAGAAGCTGGCCAAAGAAGGAATATCTTGTGAAATTGTGGATCCCAGGACTCTGTGGCCTCTGGATAAAGAGACACTCGTAAATTCGGTATCAAAGACTAGACACTGCGTCGTGGTGACTGAGGCTCCGGCAGAGGGCGGTTGGAGCTCTGAAGCAGCTACAGTGGTAACAGAAAAGTGTTCTGGCGATCTAAAGAAACCGGTAAAGCGTATATGTGGTATGAGAACGGGAATTCCATACGGGAAGATCGAAAAATCCGTAGTGCCAAATGATGAATGGATTATTGCAGGTGTTCGGGAGGTCCTTGAGTAG